Proteins from a genomic interval of Granulicella sp. L56:
- the kdpC gene encoding potassium-transporting ATPase subunit KdpC, with amino-acid sequence MRRHLITAILYTVVTTIIFGVIYPYAVTGVSQLLFKDKANGQLIYQHGQLVGSRIIGQTFSVPGYFHSRPSAAGNGYDAANSSGSNYGPTNKKLIDRIAGDAATAQTDHPDAEVPVDLVTASGSGLDSDITPAAAEFQVARIARERNLDVGVVRQLVAKHTLGRQFGFLGEPRVNVLELNLDLDARAPIAAK; translated from the coding sequence ATGCGCCGCCATCTTATTACTGCGATTCTCTATACCGTCGTCACCACCATCATCTTTGGCGTGATCTATCCATACGCCGTAACCGGTGTCTCGCAACTCCTTTTCAAAGACAAGGCAAACGGACAATTGATCTATCAGCACGGCCAGCTTGTCGGCTCTCGCATCATCGGACAGACCTTCTCCGTTCCGGGCTATTTTCACTCTCGTCCCTCAGCCGCCGGCAACGGCTACGATGCAGCAAACTCCAGCGGTTCGAACTATGGCCCCACCAACAAGAAGCTGATCGACCGCATTGCCGGGGATGCAGCCACGGCGCAGACAGACCATCCAGATGCCGAGGTTCCCGTCGATCTCGTCACAGCATCCGGTTCCGGCCTCGATTCCGACATCACACCTGCTGCTGCGGAGTTTCAAGTTGCACGCATCGCCCGTGAACGTAACCTTGACGTAGGCGTCGTCAGGCAGCTCGTAGCCAAGCACACTCTAGGGCGGCAGTTCGGCTTTCTCGGCGAGCCGCGGGTCAACGTTCTCGAACTCAACCTCGATCTCGATGCGAGAGCGCCCATCGCTGCAAAATGA
- a CDS encoding bifunctional 2-polyprenyl-6-hydroxyphenol methylase/3-demethylubiquinol 3-O-methyltransferase UbiG codes for MTKLVEQFGNIDIYLFDQLLRGNIAPGMKVLDAGCGGGRNLVYLLREGYEVFAVDASAEAIEHLRSVASKLAPNLPAENFRVETVEAMSFPDQFVDVVISNAVLHFARDDAHFEAMVYSMWRRLRPGGMLFCRLASTIGTDPIHSFKLIAGRRFLMSSGMEWYLVDEALLMQLTKELDGELVDPLKTTVVQGARCMTTWVVRKRA; via the coding sequence ATGACGAAGCTGGTGGAGCAGTTCGGCAACATTGACATCTATCTATTCGACCAATTGCTGCGGGGAAATATCGCTCCTGGAATGAAGGTGCTCGATGCAGGTTGTGGCGGGGGCCGTAATCTGGTGTACCTTTTGCGCGAAGGCTACGAGGTGTTTGCCGTGGATGCGAGCGCCGAAGCGATAGAGCATCTGCGTTCCGTGGCATCGAAGCTGGCACCGAATCTTCCGGCTGAGAACTTCCGCGTGGAGACGGTCGAGGCGATGTCATTTCCGGATCAGTTTGTGGATGTGGTCATCTCGAACGCGGTGCTGCACTTTGCGCGGGACGATGCTCACTTTGAAGCGATGGTGTATTCGATGTGGCGCAGGCTGCGACCCGGCGGGATGCTGTTCTGCCGCCTGGCCTCAACGATTGGGACCGATCCCATCCACTCTTTTAAGCTAATCGCTGGCCGGAGGTTCCTGATGTCGAGCGGAATGGAGTGGTATCTGGTGGACGAAGCGTTGCTGATGCAGTTGACGAAAGAGTTAGACGGGGAACTGGTGGACCCCTTGAAGACTACGGTGGTGCAGGGTGCTCGTTGTATGACCACATGGGTAGTGCGGAAGCGCGCGTAA
- the coaD gene encoding pantetheine-phosphate adenylyltransferase produces the protein MHTVKAIYPGTFDPLTNGHLDLIARGAKIVDHLVVAILRNSEKGTPLFTVPEREEMITEAVAGFKNVSVMTFDGLLVEFARQQGAKAVLRGIRAISDYEYEFQMAMMNRKLDPELETLFMMPAEKYTYVSSRLIKGVFQLGGDVTALVPPMVVERLKAKVPARV, from the coding sequence ATGCACACTGTAAAGGCGATTTATCCCGGAACCTTCGATCCGCTTACGAACGGACACCTTGACCTGATTGCGCGAGGAGCCAAGATTGTGGACCATCTGGTCGTGGCAATCCTGCGCAACTCCGAGAAGGGCACGCCGCTGTTTACTGTTCCCGAGCGCGAAGAGATGATCACCGAAGCGGTGGCGGGTTTCAAGAATGTGTCGGTCATGACCTTCGATGGCCTGTTGGTGGAGTTTGCCCGTCAGCAGGGTGCCAAGGCCGTGCTCAGGGGGATTCGAGCCATCTCGGACTACGAGTACGAGTTTCAGATGGCGATGATGAACCGCAAGCTCGATCCCGAGCTGGAAACGCTATTCATGATGCCGGCAGAGAAGTACACCTATGTCAGTTCGCGGCTGATCAAAGGGGTCTTTCAACTGGGCGGCGATGTAACGGCGCTGGTGCCTCCCATGGTGGTGGAACGGTTGAAGGCGAAGGTTCCGGCGCGGGTTTAG
- the recA gene encoding recombinase RecA translates to MADDRSKAIELALAGLEKQFGKGSIMRLGSKDVVPISVISTGSISFDAALGVGGVPRGRVIEIFGPESSGKTTITLQIIAEAQKAGGLAAFVDAEHALDPAYAGKLGVDIDNLLVSQPDYGEQALEIVEALVRSNAIDVLVVDSVAALVPKAELDGEMGDSHMGLQARLMSQALRKLTGTVSKSRTCLIFINQIREKIGVMFGNPETTTGGKALKFYSSVRIDIRRIGAVKDGDSVVGSRTKVKIVKNKVAAPFRDAEFDILYGEGISREGDVLDLAVLHNIVDKSGAWYSYQGERIGQGRENVRNFLKENKEVFGRVDTELRKKLGISGASSDVEIPAAPANGEAQAKDIVRGKK, encoded by the coding sequence GTGGCAGATGACCGCAGCAAAGCAATAGAGTTGGCCCTTGCGGGGCTGGAGAAGCAGTTTGGCAAGGGTTCGATCATGCGGCTGGGGTCGAAGGACGTGGTGCCGATCTCGGTCATCTCTACCGGGTCGATCTCGTTTGACGCCGCGCTGGGTGTAGGCGGCGTGCCTCGCGGGCGCGTCATCGAGATCTTTGGGCCGGAGTCTTCGGGTAAGACGACGATTACGCTGCAAATTATTGCAGAGGCGCAGAAGGCTGGCGGCCTGGCTGCGTTTGTGGACGCCGAGCACGCGCTCGACCCTGCCTACGCGGGTAAACTCGGTGTGGACATCGACAACCTGCTGGTCAGCCAGCCCGACTATGGCGAACAGGCGCTGGAGATCGTCGAAGCGCTGGTCCGCTCCAATGCGATTGATGTGTTGGTGGTCGACTCGGTGGCGGCACTTGTTCCAAAGGCCGAACTCGATGGCGAGATGGGCGACTCGCACATGGGTCTGCAGGCGCGGCTGATGAGCCAGGCGCTGCGCAAGCTGACGGGAACGGTGTCGAAGTCGCGGACTTGTTTGATCTTCATCAACCAGATTCGCGAGAAGATCGGCGTGATGTTCGGCAACCCGGAGACGACGACTGGCGGCAAGGCGCTGAAATTTTATTCTTCCGTCCGTATCGATATCCGCCGCATTGGCGCGGTGAAAGACGGCGATAGTGTGGTTGGCTCGCGGACCAAGGTAAAGATCGTGAAGAACAAGGTGGCCGCACCGTTCCGCGACGCCGAGTTCGATATTCTTTACGGCGAAGGCATCTCCCGCGAAGGCGATGTGCTCGATCTGGCAGTGCTGCACAACATCGTCGACAAGAGCGGCGCGTGGTACAGCTATCAGGGCGAGCGTATCGGCCAAGGCCGCGAGAATGTCCGCAACTTCCTCAAGGAGAACAAGGAAGTTTTTGGCCGCGTGGATACCGAACTGCGCAAAAAGCTCGGAATCTCCGGTGCCAGCTCCGATGTTGAGATTCCTGCTGCTCCGGCCAATGGCGAGGCGCAGGCAAAGGACATCGTTCGCGGCAAGAAATGA
- a CDS encoding TIGR03435 family protein, with amino-acid sequence MAQRMTERVAYKPDSRRGLLLLALAVSVAMSSAWGQSGSVPPASAVAKLPAYDVVAIKPNKSGSGSLDIESNMDTYNAKNITVKGLLEEAYGIRKDLISGVPGPIDSAHFDVMAKIVEPDAAAIRKLTGRQRGSMMLPILAERFQLKARIETRILPVFELVVVSNGPKFKRSADQKGNDTGTSIQGSDRGVQLTAHGISMASLASSLEGQVHRPVIDKTGLAGNFDVAMKWSSDTVPSSEANAGPSIYTALQEQLGLKLKATKGPVETLVVDHVEMPSEN; translated from the coding sequence ATGGCCCAGAGAATGACCGAACGTGTCGCATACAAGCCGGATAGCAGGAGAGGGCTTCTGCTGCTCGCTCTTGCCGTATCCGTCGCCATGTCGAGTGCGTGGGGACAGAGTGGTTCGGTACCTCCTGCGAGTGCAGTCGCGAAGCTTCCTGCGTACGATGTGGTCGCCATCAAGCCGAATAAATCCGGCAGCGGCTCGTTAGACATTGAGTCCAATATGGACACCTACAACGCTAAGAACATCACGGTGAAGGGCCTTCTCGAAGAGGCCTATGGCATCAGGAAAGATTTGATCTCCGGAGTGCCGGGACCGATCGACTCCGCGCATTTCGATGTGATGGCGAAGATCGTCGAACCCGACGCAGCCGCGATCCGGAAGCTGACCGGACGGCAACGGGGATCGATGATGCTGCCTATTCTTGCCGAGCGCTTTCAGTTGAAGGCCCGCATCGAGACCAGAATTCTTCCCGTCTTCGAGCTGGTCGTCGTCTCCAACGGCCCGAAGTTCAAACGCTCGGCAGATCAAAAGGGCAACGATACAGGCACCAGCATTCAAGGCAGCGATCGCGGTGTTCAGCTTACCGCGCATGGCATCAGCATGGCGTCTTTGGCGAGCTCCCTGGAAGGCCAGGTGCATCGCCCCGTGATTGATAAGACTGGGCTTGCGGGCAACTTCGATGTTGCGATGAAGTGGTCCTCGGATACGGTTCCCAGCTCAGAGGCCAACGCCGGGCCGTCGATCTATACGGCCTTGCAGGAGCAGCTCGGACTGAAGCTCAAGGCAACAAAAGGTCCGGTCGAGACCCTGGTCGTCGATCACGTCGAGATGCCCTCTGAAAACTAG
- a CDS encoding FAD-dependent thymidylate synthase, which yields MSENATKPSETDVYAIHGADPEVLAYAMAKYSRSSLTMKESLAEISSQRAEQFLNTFYFQYGHRSIADLAHIPFAIEPLSLLAAIALVDEQRWDGQERSTRYQNFRRSGWFTPDLGAETPKFTAAVEALFAAYDSIGAGMLEALKSAIARPEEMKPEAYERTLKARAFDVARYLLPLATNTSLGQIVNARTLETQVSRLLTSEHAEIRQIAEKLRIAATEPAWNVQHSAAKVLCDEIGSVDATCGDRLTEALLRPVKTAPTLVKYATANQYQAASRTELIAAAAELMANQPIDPAPVVDLLDDAEPLEVELATSLLYPHCHYSYRQLRSHVAALPEARRAELLALGTKHRGPHDELLRAFSSGHSFRFDILMDIGGFRDMHRHRRCVQLLQAFTDAHGYEEPTCPGQPSLAEANLEAPYNAAMDAAFAAYRQLRDSGVLEAAQSAQYVLPLGTRCRSMFKMDFAEVLYISELRSGVAGHFSYRRIAWEMYKAVEKRHPALAGHFRIEDVNEPIDLLKR from the coding sequence ATGTCAGAGAACGCGACCAAGCCCTCCGAAACAGACGTCTACGCCATCCACGGAGCAGATCCTGAAGTCCTCGCCTACGCGATGGCCAAATACTCGCGCTCCTCGCTCACCATGAAGGAGTCGCTGGCCGAGATCAGCTCGCAGCGCGCCGAGCAGTTCCTCAACACCTTCTACTTCCAATACGGTCATCGCTCCATCGCCGACCTCGCGCACATTCCCTTCGCCATCGAGCCCCTCTCGCTGCTCGCCGCCATCGCGTTGGTCGACGAACAGCGCTGGGACGGACAGGAACGTTCGACGCGCTACCAGAACTTCCGCCGCTCCGGCTGGTTTACGCCCGACCTCGGCGCAGAGACGCCGAAGTTCACCGCCGCCGTCGAAGCCCTCTTCGCCGCCTACGACAGCATCGGCGCGGGAATGCTCGAAGCCCTCAAGTCCGCCATTGCGCGGCCCGAGGAGATGAAACCCGAAGCCTACGAGCGCACGCTCAAGGCACGCGCCTTCGACGTAGCTCGCTATTTGCTGCCGCTTGCGACCAACACCTCGCTCGGCCAGATCGTCAACGCACGCACGCTGGAGACGCAGGTCTCGCGCTTGCTCACCAGCGAGCACGCCGAGATCCGCCAGATCGCCGAGAAGCTGCGCATCGCCGCCACTGAGCCAGCGTGGAACGTCCAGCACAGCGCCGCAAAGGTGCTCTGCGACGAGATCGGCTCGGTCGATGCGACCTGCGGCGACCGTCTCACCGAAGCTCTTCTCCGTCCCGTAAAGACCGCTCCCACGCTGGTCAAATACGCCACCGCAAACCAGTATCAAGCCGCCAGCCGAACGGAGTTGATTGCGGCAGCCGCCGAGCTGATGGCCAATCAGCCCATCGATCCAGCGCCGGTGGTCGACTTGCTCGACGATGCAGAACCGCTCGAGGTTGAGCTGGCCACATCGCTGCTCTATCCGCATTGCCACTACTCTTATCGCCAGCTCCGCAGCCATGTCGCCGCGCTGCCTGAAGCTCGCCGCGCCGAGCTGCTGGCTCTCGGCACCAAACATCGCGGCCCGCATGACGAGCTGCTTCGCGCCTTCAGCTCTGGGCACAGCTTCCGCTTCGACATCCTCATGGACATCGGCGGCTTCCGTGACATGCACCGCCACCGCCGCTGCGTCCAGCTCCTGCAAGCCTTCACCGACGCTCACGGCTACGAAGAGCCAACTTGCCCCGGTCAGCCCAGCCTCGCTGAAGCTAACCTCGAAGCTCCCTACAACGCCGCTATGGACGCAGCCTTTGCGGCTTATCGTCAACTTCGCGACTCCGGCGTTCTCGAGGCGGCGCAGTCGGCTCAGTACGTTCTTCCGCTGGGCACTCGTTGCCGATCCATGTTCAAGATGGACTTCGCCGAGGTACTTTATATCTCTGAACTCCGTTCCGGCGTTGCGGGCCACTTCAGCTATCGCCGCATCGCCTGGGAGATGTACAAGGCGGTGGAAAAGCGGCATCCAGCGCTCGCCGGGCACTTCAGGATCGAAGATGTGAATGAGCCAATCGATCTGCTCAAACGGTAG
- a CDS encoding YqjF family protein: protein MTNILDTTDHRPYPLPAGHWRMAQRWSDLLFAHWPVAVEEIAALLPPGLTVDSFDGYAWVGVVPFWMDRVRTRTAGESTIVVPTTGHFCELNLRTYVRSKVTGLHGVFFFSLDAASVLAVLGARVLFHLPYFLASMRRQIRTNGAIAYESRRLLTHRSARFRARYRGLGEVAAPSAVGTLEHFLTERYCLFTSHKGRVLVGDIHHLPWPLEAAEAEIEINELPAAHGIALPNRAPVLHFARELHVYLWPLREDQATAFV, encoded by the coding sequence ATGACAAATATCCTTGACACGACAGACCATCGGCCTTATCCACTTCCTGCCGGACACTGGCGCATGGCACAGCGCTGGAGCGATCTGCTGTTTGCGCATTGGCCGGTTGCCGTCGAGGAGATCGCTGCTCTGCTTCCGCCGGGGCTTACCGTCGACAGCTTCGACGGATATGCATGGGTAGGCGTTGTACCTTTCTGGATGGATCGGGTGCGGACGCGAACCGCTGGCGAGAGCACGATCGTCGTTCCGACTACAGGCCACTTCTGCGAGTTGAATCTGCGGACCTATGTTCGCTCGAAGGTGACGGGACTGCATGGCGTGTTCTTCTTCTCGCTCGATGCGGCCAGCGTATTGGCTGTTCTGGGTGCAAGGGTGCTTTTCCATCTGCCGTACTTTCTGGCCAGCATGCGGCGGCAGATTAGAACCAATGGCGCGATTGCGTACGAGAGCAGACGTCTGCTGACTCATCGCAGCGCTCGCTTCCGGGCGCGGTATCGCGGACTGGGAGAGGTTGCGGCTCCATCTGCTGTTGGCACTCTCGAACATTTCCTCACCGAGCGGTATTGCTTGTTCACCTCGCACAAAGGGCGCGTGCTCGTGGGAGATATTCATCATCTTCCGTGGCCGCTCGAGGCAGCGGAGGCCGAGATCGAGATCAACGAGCTGCCCGCAGCGCATGGGATTGCATTGCCAAACCGCGCTCCGGTGCTGCACTTCGCGAGAGAACTGCATGTGTACCTCTGGCCGTTGCGCGAAGATCAGGCGACCGCTTTCGTATAA
- the fabG gene encoding 3-oxoacyl-[acyl-carrier-protein] reductase, whose protein sequence is MSILAGRIALITGASQGIGRACALELAKAGATVALAARNVEKLAEVAAEIAAAGGTAQAFALDVASEESIKECAKAVIAQFGAVHILVNNAGITRDILSMRMKRKDWDDVLTTNLTGSFLMTQAVMQSMVKGRWGRIINVASVVGEMGQAGQANYAASKAGLIGLTKSLARELASRTITVNAVAPGYIETAMTSILTDAQKAAMTEHIPLGRVGTDIEIAHAVAFLASEEAAYITGHTLDVNGGMHMG, encoded by the coding sequence ATGAGCATTCTCGCTGGTCGCATCGCACTGATTACAGGAGCATCCCAAGGAATTGGGCGCGCCTGCGCGCTGGAGTTGGCCAAGGCTGGAGCAACGGTCGCGCTGGCTGCGCGAAACGTGGAGAAGCTAGCCGAGGTTGCCGCTGAGATTGCTGCTGCGGGTGGAACGGCTCAGGCTTTTGCACTGGATGTTGCCAGCGAAGAGTCGATCAAGGAGTGCGCCAAGGCAGTGATCGCTCAGTTCGGCGCGGTTCATATTCTGGTGAACAATGCGGGCATTACTCGCGACATTCTTTCGATGCGGATGAAGCGGAAAGACTGGGACGACGTGCTGACGACGAACCTGACCGGCTCATTTTTGATGACGCAGGCGGTGATGCAGTCGATGGTGAAGGGCCGCTGGGGCCGAATCATCAATGTCGCCTCCGTCGTGGGCGAGATGGGCCAGGCAGGACAGGCCAACTATGCCGCGTCGAAGGCCGGCCTGATCGGGCTAACCAAATCGCTGGCGCGGGAGCTGGCCAGCCGGACAATTACGGTAAACGCCGTCGCTCCGGGATACATCGAGACGGCGATGACTTCCATCCTGACCGATGCCCAGAAGGCTGCCATGACCGAGCATATTCCGCTAGGCCGGGTTGGGACGGATATCGAGATCGCCCATGCGGTTGCGTTCCTGGCCTCGGAGGAGGCTGCATATATCACCGGGCATACGCTGGACGTGAACGGCGGGATGCACATGGGGTAG
- a CDS encoding ABC transporter permease, with product MQSILGNIRYGLRQLRNAPTFTVVAVLTLALGVGANTAIFSVVQAVLLHPAGISQPERVVSFHTRYTKLNLPSIGVSVPDFKDAQSLTEVVDSAAISQPGSFNMTTTGGTEHLQAATVSRDWFRVFGAQPILGRVFSPEEDQKGANYVVVLSYAAWQRIFGGQPDAIGKSMIMDGQTYRVVGVMRSDFDWPRSRDVWVPVGLAPDDYAPSRRFNEQYDSAVRLKPGVSVEQFNAALAQKRMEEIRNEGGSNNNFAETSGWSMFAQPWTRDAAGDLRKPLLALFIVVAAILLIACANVAGLLLARTAGRMRELAIRTALGASMLQITSQFLVETVLLAIGAAIIAVLTGPLIGRLLLLAIPSHLADGFVVQSNPRLVAATIGFSLLAALLAGIIPAIQVARMQRVGEFGRSVTDSASRQRLRTILVSTEIALAFILLTGTGMFLVSLRQLQHVDPGFRSENVLAGSVTLTGTDYRDNSVKQAAFVRDVLSRIQQQPGVAAVAASSYVPFSGQCCWSGSFSIQEKPLQAGEPGPHADDQAASPGYLATMQIPLMRGRWFTEADRADTPQVVVIDDVLARAYFPGQNPLGSHLRWGPGPKAPLKEIVGVVGHVRRDSLEVDENKGVIYLPLEQQPTPMATFVVRTKGNPQVFQSSLTNAVQSVDSTVAVFNVETLNSLVSQSLGARQLLVWLLSLFGGLALLLAAIGIYGLLSYTTSQRSAEIGIRMAMGAQRWQIARLIVKDMLGMVGTGLGVGIVVIILMQRLLAHAFAGVGGGVLPSLTIAAVGLLAAASLAVALPARKSASVDPAVVLRAE from the coding sequence ATGCAGTCAATACTGGGGAACATTCGTTACGGGTTGCGCCAACTGAGAAATGCTCCGACGTTTACGGTGGTGGCAGTGCTGACGCTGGCTCTCGGAGTCGGTGCGAATACGGCGATCTTCAGCGTCGTCCAGGCAGTCCTGCTGCACCCGGCGGGCATCTCCCAACCCGAGCGAGTAGTCTCTTTCCACACCCGCTATACGAAACTGAACCTGCCCAGCATCGGGGTCTCGGTGCCTGACTTCAAGGATGCCCAATCGCTCACAGAAGTGGTGGATTCGGCAGCAATCAGCCAGCCGGGAAGCTTCAACATGACGACGACGGGCGGAACAGAGCATCTACAGGCAGCCACCGTCAGCCGTGACTGGTTCCGCGTCTTCGGCGCACAGCCCATCCTTGGCCGCGTCTTCTCGCCCGAAGAGGACCAGAAGGGCGCGAACTATGTCGTCGTCCTGAGCTACGCGGCGTGGCAGCGAATCTTCGGCGGCCAGCCCGATGCTATCGGCAAATCGATGATCATGGACGGCCAGACCTACCGCGTCGTCGGTGTCATGCGCAGCGACTTCGACTGGCCTCGCAGCCGCGATGTCTGGGTCCCCGTCGGCCTCGCGCCCGACGACTATGCGCCGAGCCGACGCTTCAACGAGCAATATGACAGCGCCGTCCGCCTCAAGCCCGGCGTCAGTGTCGAGCAGTTCAACGCGGCGCTCGCGCAGAAGCGTATGGAGGAGATCAGAAATGAGGGAGGCAGCAACAACAACTTTGCTGAAACCTCCGGCTGGAGCATGTTCGCCCAGCCCTGGACCAGGGACGCCGCAGGCGATCTGCGCAAGCCGCTGCTCGCCTTGTTCATCGTGGTGGCCGCCATCCTTCTGATAGCCTGCGCCAACGTGGCGGGCCTGCTGCTCGCCCGCACCGCGGGAAGGATGCGCGAGCTCGCCATCCGCACCGCGCTGGGCGCGTCCATGCTGCAGATCACCTCGCAGTTTTTGGTCGAAACCGTATTGCTGGCGATCGGTGCGGCGATCATCGCCGTGCTCACCGGCCCTCTGATCGGCAGGCTCCTTCTGCTCGCGATTCCGAGCCATCTGGCGGACGGCTTCGTCGTCCAGAGCAATCCGCGACTGGTGGCGGCGACCATAGGCTTCAGTCTGCTGGCTGCTCTTCTCGCCGGCATCATTCCTGCGATCCAGGTGGCGCGGATGCAGCGCGTCGGAGAGTTCGGCAGAAGTGTGACCGACAGCGCGTCGCGCCAGCGGCTGCGGACCATACTGGTCAGCACCGAGATCGCTCTCGCCTTCATCCTCCTCACTGGCACCGGCATGTTCCTCGTAAGCCTGCGGCAACTTCAACACGTCGATCCCGGATTTCGCTCAGAGAACGTCCTGGCCGGATCGGTTACCCTTACCGGAACTGACTATCGCGACAACAGCGTGAAACAGGCAGCCTTCGTCAGAGACGTGCTCTCGCGCATCCAGCAGCAGCCCGGCGTGGCCGCTGTCGCTGCATCCTCGTATGTGCCCTTCTCCGGTCAGTGTTGCTGGTCGGGCAGCTTCAGCATTCAGGAAAAGCCACTCCAGGCGGGAGAACCCGGCCCTCATGCCGACGACCAGGCGGCCTCGCCCGGCTATCTGGCGACGATGCAGATTCCATTAATGAGAGGCCGCTGGTTTACAGAAGCAGATCGAGCCGACACGCCACAGGTAGTCGTGATCGATGATGTGCTGGCTCGCGCCTACTTTCCCGGACAGAACCCGCTCGGTTCTCATCTGCGCTGGGGGCCGGGACCGAAAGCACCCCTAAAAGAGATCGTGGGCGTGGTCGGACACGTGCGCCGCGATTCGCTCGAGGTAGATGAAAACAAAGGCGTCATCTACCTGCCGCTCGAGCAGCAACCCACACCCATGGCGACCTTCGTGGTGCGCACCAAGGGCAACCCACAGGTATTTCAAAGTTCGTTGACAAACGCGGTGCAGTCGGTGGATTCCACAGTAGCGGTCTTCAACGTGGAGACGCTGAACAGTCTCGTGAGCCAGTCGCTCGGCGCACGGCAGTTGCTGGTCTGGCTGCTCTCGCTCTTTGGCGGGCTGGCATTGCTCCTCGCCGCCATCGGAATCTACGGCCTGCTCAGCTACACCACCTCGCAGCGCTCGGCCGAGATTGGCATTCGCATGGCCATGGGCGCGCAGCGCTGGCAGATCGCCCGCCTGATCGTAAAGGACATGCTGGGCATGGTTGGAACCGGGCTGGGCGTCGGCATCGTCGTCATCATATTGATGCAGCGCCTGCTGGCCCACGCATTTGCCGGAGTAGGCGGAGGCGTCCTGCCCTCGTTAACCATCGCTGCAGTCGGCTTATTGGCAGCCGCATCGCTGGCCGTAGCTCTACCGGCCCGAAAATCCGCCAGTGTCGATCCTGCGGTAGTGCTGCGGGCGGAATAA
- a CDS encoding helix-turn-helix domain-containing protein, translating into MQTISSDMESGSTAALSISMNIGTTIRGYRLQKGMSQGDIEKRTGLLRCYLSRVENGHTVPSLETLQKIARALDLQLSEFFAEEVIGREMSSLNLGEDEIRFLTQVQRYSSHLSESDRRLLLAMVRKFAQTTLS; encoded by the coding sequence ATGCAAACTATCTCGAGCGACATGGAGAGCGGGTCCACGGCGGCCCTCTCAATTTCGATGAACATCGGTACGACGATCCGGGGCTACCGTTTGCAGAAGGGCATGTCCCAGGGCGATATCGAAAAACGGACAGGGCTGTTGCGGTGTTATCTGTCGCGCGTGGAGAACGGGCATACGGTGCCGTCGCTGGAGACGCTGCAGAAGATCGCGCGGGCGCTCGATTTGCAGCTCTCGGAGTTCTTTGCCGAAGAGGTCATCGGGCGGGAGATGTCGTCGCTGAACCTGGGCGAGGACGAGATACGGTTTCTGACGCAGGTGCAGCGGTACTCGTCGCATTTGAGCGAGAGCGACCGGAGACTGCTGCTGGCCATGGTGAGGAAGTTCGCGCAGACGACGTTGAGCTAG
- a CDS encoding CTP-dependent riboflavin kinase, with translation MEEAAMVLRGKVVSGVGSFAYWIGQLQDHYERKTGMVLYPGTLNLKLDSDYSLPQKVIRLEASEYGGRVSVSIVPCSIQGRKAFLLRTDANENGTGDHPKTIIEIATDVKLRDLFKLQDGDYLEVTIAPEWAAHEAPKR, from the coding sequence ATGGAGGAAGCAGCGATGGTGTTGCGAGGAAAGGTCGTCTCCGGCGTAGGAAGCTTTGCCTACTGGATCGGCCAGCTTCAGGACCACTACGAGCGCAAAACCGGAATGGTTCTCTATCCCGGAACCCTGAATCTAAAGCTCGACTCCGACTATTCCTTACCCCAGAAGGTCATACGGCTCGAAGCATCCGAGTATGGCGGAAGAGTATCCGTCAGCATCGTCCCCTGCTCCATTCAAGGCAGAAAAGCATTTCTGCTGAGAACCGACGCCAATGAGAATGGAACAGGCGATCATCCGAAGACCATCATAGAAATCGCCACAGACGTAAAGCTGCGCGATCTCTTCAAGCTTCAGGATGGTGATTATTTAGAGGTGACCATTGCCCCGGAATGGGCAGCGCATGAAGCACCCAAGCGCTAG